From one Bacteroidales bacterium genomic stretch:
- a CDS encoding nickel-dependent hydrogenase large subunit, whose translation MVKKTLIPIGPYHPLQEEPELFKLYCEGEIVKDIKWETGYNHRGIELLSEKKTYDQSFFLVERVCGICSTSHPFAFANAVEEIVNVEITNRAKYIRSIIGELERIHSHLLWVGLAGHFLGYNTVFMWAWKYREPILDLFEIISGNRNSYAMFKVGGVRRDIENDKIPQIKEKLDKFKKKNDLLVGAVMDDPVIHARTKGVGILTKQDIIDYAAVGPTARASGIAVDVRKDDPYAAYPLVNWKVITAEKGDVFAKAEVRLLEMYESISIIEQCLEGLKKEKEGDITVKVKEIPAGWGTGRAEAPRGEVFHYVLSDGSNSPARHKIRAPSYTNIATFKKSCIGQTISDATISLAAVDPCYCCTERMAVAYDSKTGEKILNGNELIALSVKKTQNIKNQF comes from the coding sequence ATGGTTAAAAAAACACTCATACCAATTGGACCTTATCATCCGCTTCAGGAAGAACCTGAACTGTTTAAATTATATTGCGAAGGTGAAATCGTAAAAGACATTAAATGGGAAACAGGTTACAACCATCGAGGTATTGAACTATTGAGTGAGAAAAAAACTTACGATCAGTCTTTCTTCCTTGTAGAAAGGGTTTGTGGAATTTGCTCAACATCACACCCATTTGCTTTTGCCAATGCAGTGGAAGAAATTGTAAATGTAGAAATTACAAATCGTGCAAAATATATCAGGTCTATAATTGGCGAATTAGAACGGATTCACAGCCATTTACTTTGGGTTGGTCTTGCAGGTCATTTCTTAGGATACAACACTGTTTTCATGTGGGCATGGAAGTATCGTGAACCAATACTTGATTTATTTGAGATAATTTCAGGAAACAGGAATAGTTATGCCATGTTTAAGGTTGGCGGAGTACGCCGTGATATTGAAAATGATAAAATACCACAAATTAAAGAAAAATTAGATAAATTCAAGAAAAAGAATGACTTGTTAGTTGGTGCCGTAATGGACGATCCCGTTATTCATGCACGTACCAAAGGAGTTGGAATATTAACCAAACAAGATATTATTGATTATGCAGCTGTTGGACCAACAGCACGAGCTTCCGGCATAGCTGTTGATGTTCGAAAAGATGATCCTTATGCGGCTTATCCACTTGTTAACTGGAAAGTAATTACAGCAGAAAAAGGCGATGTGTTTGCCAAAGCAGAAGTTCGCTTACTGGAAATGTATGAATCTATTTCAATCATTGAACAATGTCTTGAAGGACTAAAAAAAGAAAAAGAAGGAGATATCACAGTTAAAGTAAAAGAAATACCAGCCGGATGGGGAACTGGTCGCGCTGAAGCTCCACGCGGAGAAGTTTTTCATTATGTATTATCAGATGGGTCAAATTCTCCCGCAAGGCATAAAATACGTGCTCCCAGTTATACAAACATTGCAACCTTTAAAAAATCGTGCATCGGTCAAACCATTTCGGATGCAACGATTTCTTTGGCTGCTGTTGATCCATGCTACTGTTGTACAGAACGAATGGCAGTTGCATACGATAGTAAAACCGGTGAAAAGATTCTAAACGGAAATGAACTAATTGCTTTATCAGTTAAAAAAACTCAGAATATTAAGAATCAATTTTAA
- a CDS encoding YkgJ family cysteine cluster protein yields the protein MIPLELNIDKISWIGKQKKDENYSFRSFLKGQNFDNVDKVVHRLNKEITAQIECQACGNCCKTLRPCVTDSEIDSLSKMENLSQIDFVNSFIEKDNFDEIRSLKDSPCKYLEGKRCTIYAERPKDCKSYPHTQKPEFISRTLSMIDNYGICPIVFNVYERLKVELRFNR from the coding sequence ATGATACCTTTAGAACTTAATATTGATAAAATCAGTTGGATAGGAAAACAGAAAAAAGACGAGAATTATAGTTTTCGGAGTTTTCTTAAAGGACAAAATTTTGATAACGTTGATAAAGTTGTGCATCGACTAAACAAGGAAATAACTGCACAAATTGAATGCCAGGCTTGTGGAAATTGTTGCAAAACCTTAAGACCATGTGTAACTGATTCTGAAATTGATAGTTTATCTAAAATGGAAAACTTATCACAAATTGATTTTGTAAATAGTTTTATTGAGAAAGACAACTTTGATGAAATAAGATCTCTTAAAGATTCACCTTGTAAATATCTTGAGGGTAAGAGATGTACTATTTATGCAGAAAGACCTAAGGATTGTAAGTCATATCCACATACCCAAAAACCAGAGTTTATATCAAGAACTCTTAGTATGATAGATAATTATGGGATTTGTCCAATTGTTTTTAATGTATACGAAAGATTAAAAGTAGAACTAAGATTTAATAGGTGA
- a CDS encoding Na+/H+ antiporter subunit E, whose amino-acid sequence MKYITLFIIALIFWLLLTFNLTIPNVIVGILAAFITTILFGKFFVTSVSKLLQPHRYFWLVVYLFIFIWECIKANFDVAYRVLHPAMPIKPGIVKVKLGIKGNFARMMLANSITMTPGTITVDIIDDYIYVHWIYVSTDNPEEYSQKVCGRFEKYIKKIFE is encoded by the coding sequence ATGAAATATATTACATTATTTATAATTGCGTTAATTTTCTGGTTATTGTTGACATTTAATTTAACAATACCCAACGTGATTGTTGGTATTTTAGCAGCTTTTATAACCACCATTCTTTTTGGAAAATTCTTTGTAACCAGTGTTTCAAAGCTCCTTCAGCCACATCGATATTTTTGGTTAGTTGTTTATTTATTCATTTTTATCTGGGAATGTATAAAGGCTAATTTCGATGTTGCTTACAGAGTATTACATCCTGCAATGCCAATAAAACCTGGTATTGTAAAAGTTAAATTAGGCATTAAAGGTAATTTTGCAAGGATGATGTTAGCCAATTCAATTACCATGACACCGGGAACAATTACTGTTGATATAATTGATGATTATATATACGTACACTGGATTTATGTAAGTACCGATAATCCAGAAGAATATAGTCAAAAAGTATGTGGAAGATTTGAAAAATATATTAAAAAAATATTCGAATGA
- a CDS encoding sulfite exporter TauE/SafE family protein, with protein sequence MHTDSTVLYLTAASIGFFHTILGPDHYIPFIVIAKARKWSIWKTNLITFICGIGHVGSSILIGFIGIFLGIAVNKLTPIETTRGSVAAWLMIAFGLVYFIWGLRKAIKQKEHTHEHAHSNGSIHVHKHSHFQEHSHVHKPTSFKELTPWILFTIFIFGPCEPFIPILLYPASQNNVFDIVIVTIIFSTVTIGIMMLIVTTSLFGFKFLPKLNVERFIHAIAGATIFLCGISIEFLGL encoded by the coding sequence ATGCATACAGATTCAACAGTGCTTTACCTGACAGCAGCCTCAATAGGATTTTTCCATACCATTTTGGGGCCTGACCATTATATACCATTTATTGTAATCGCAAAAGCACGTAAATGGTCGATTTGGAAAACAAATCTAATTACTTTTATCTGCGGAATCGGACATGTAGGCAGTTCGATTTTAATTGGTTTTATTGGTATTTTTCTGGGAATTGCTGTGAATAAACTTACACCCATTGAAACTACACGAGGGTCAGTTGCCGCCTGGTTAATGATAGCATTTGGATTGGTCTATTTTATTTGGGGACTACGAAAAGCAATTAAGCAAAAAGAACATACTCATGAACATGCGCATTCCAATGGATCAATACATGTACACAAACATTCGCATTTTCAGGAGCATTCACACGTTCATAAACCAACAAGTTTTAAAGAGCTAACTCCCTGGATTTTATTTACCATTTTTATTTTTGGACCTTGTGAACCTTTTATACCAATCCTACTTTACCCGGCTTCTCAAAATAATGTGTTTGATATTGTAATAGTTACTATTATATTTAGTACAGTTACTATCGGAATAATGATGTTAATTGTAACAACATCGTTATTTGGATTTAAGTTTTTACCTAAATTAAATGTTGAAAGATTTATACATGCGATTGCCGGAGCAACTATCTTCCTTTGTGGTATAAGTATTGAATTCTTAGGTTTATAA
- a CDS encoding cation:proton antiporter subunit C, whose translation MGLYGVITRRNLIKIVISLLIMEFSIFIFMALIGYIDGGIAPIIAVQEINPTYVDPLPQAMVLTAIVIGLATTAMLMAIAIRLYRKYGTFDIREINNLKG comes from the coding sequence GTGGGTTTATATGGTGTAATTACCAGGAGAAACCTTATTAAGATCGTAATTTCACTTTTAATAATGGAATTTAGCATATTTATATTTATGGCTTTAATAGGTTATATTGATGGAGGAATAGCTCCTATTATTGCCGTACAAGAGATAAATCCCACATATGTTGATCCTTTACCACAAGCAATGGTTTTAACTGCTATTGTAATTGGTTTGGCAACAACAGCCATGCTTATGGCGATAGCAATAAGATTATACCGTAAGTACGGAACTTTTGATATAAGAGAAATAAATAATTTAAAAGGATAA
- a CDS encoding NADH-quinone oxidoreductase subunit H has translation MAEQLFYFLIYPGLLFVAVVGAFLSFYDRKITAWVQFRKGPPLFQPFYDFFKLLLVKETILPKYGSKGVFLAAPVFAVFGATISGVFILLPLLGIETGFKGDIIVIFYLLTIPSLTYIIGALASGNPLAAVGGSREMKLILSYELTFILVLAAIIQKAGMTISFGEIISQQELNGVFAGSISGIILFIVMIFCIQAKLALVPFDMPEAETEIAGGIMIEYSGTTYAMIKLSKYIMFFILPAFLIGLLWGGLNFHGINILWSVLKILFVVLLLTLIRNTNPRVKIKQAIRYFFVWMNLLAIIAIVLSYFGY, from the coding sequence ATGGCAGAACAATTATTTTATTTTTTAATATACCCCGGACTACTCTTTGTAGCAGTGGTTGGAGCATTTTTATCGTTTTACGATAGAAAAATAACTGCCTGGGTGCAATTTAGAAAAGGTCCACCATTATTTCAGCCATTTTATGATTTTTTTAAACTGCTATTGGTTAAGGAAACTATTTTGCCAAAATATGGTTCGAAAGGTGTTTTTTTAGCTGCACCAGTATTTGCAGTATTCGGAGCAACTATCTCCGGGGTTTTCATTCTTCTTCCATTATTAGGAATTGAAACCGGATTCAAAGGTGATATTATTGTTATTTTCTACTTACTAACTATTCCATCATTAACGTATATTATTGGAGCACTGGCATCGGGTAATCCATTAGCAGCAGTCGGCGGATCGCGTGAAATGAAACTTATTTTAAGTTATGAGTTAACATTTATTCTTGTTTTAGCTGCGATTATTCAAAAAGCAGGAATGACTATCAGTTTTGGCGAAATTATTTCTCAACAAGAATTAAATGGAGTATTTGCAGGAAGTATTTCTGGAATAATATTATTCATTGTAATGATATTTTGCATTCAAGCCAAACTTGCGCTGGTTCCATTCGATATGCCTGAAGCAGAAACAGAAATTGCCGGTGGAATAATGATTGAATATTCAGGAACAACTTATGCAATGATTAAATTGTCAAAATATATTATGTTTTTCATACTCCCTGCTTTCTTAATTGGATTGCTTTGGGGAGGACTAAATTTCCATGGAATTAATATTCTTTGGTCAGTATTAAAAATATTATTTGTAGTGCTATTGCTAACGCTCATTAGGAATACAAATCCCAGAGTAAAAATAAAACAAGCCATCAGGTATTTTTTTGTATGGATGAACCTGTTGGCAATAATAGCAATAGTGTTATCATATTTTGGATATTAA
- a CDS encoding plasmid pRiA4b ORF-3 family protein, whose protein sequence is MTKKIFQIQIALKGFKPKIWRRILIPSDLLLSDFHKIIQTTMGWTNSHLHQFIKNRTIYTLRIQNDNLWDEMDNVDYKKIKIFELLKNEKEKIIYEYDFGDSWEHDIILEKILPIDDKIKYPICLTGKMNCPPEDCGGVWGYFDILKILKQPDHEEYESYIEWLEDEFDPKYFDKDEINELLREKDYGYIEL, encoded by the coding sequence ATGACAAAGAAAATATTTCAGATTCAAATTGCATTAAAAGGATTTAAACCCAAAATTTGGAGGAGAATACTGATTCCTTCAGACTTATTGCTATCGGATTTTCATAAGATTATTCAAACGACAATGGGTTGGACAAATTCCCATTTGCATCAATTTATTAAAAATCGGACTATATATACTTTGAGAATACAGAATGATAATTTGTGGGATGAAATGGACAATGTGGATTATAAAAAAATTAAAATCTTCGAGTTATTAAAAAATGAAAAAGAGAAAATAATATATGAATATGATTTCGGTGACAGTTGGGAACATGATATTATTTTGGAAAAAATACTTCCAATTGACGATAAGATTAAATACCCCATCTGCTTGACTGGTAAAATGAATTGTCCACCAGAGGATTGCGGAGGAGTTTGGGGCTATTTCGACATACTGAAAATATTAAAACAACCTGACCATGAGGAATATGAAAGTTACATTGAATGGCTGGAAGACGAATTTGACCCTAAATATTTTGATAAAGATGAAATAAACGAATTATTGAGAGAAAAGGATTACGGATATATAGAATTATAA
- a CDS encoding DUF1566 domain-containing protein, with product MSYQAVVRDASDKLVTSTLVGMQISILQGSATGTVVYVETQTPTTNTNGLVTIKIGEGTTTDDFSSIDWANGTYFIKTETDPTGGTSYTITGTSQLLSVPYAMHAKTAEEVDDDDADPANELQILSLSNDTLYLSTGGYVYLGFYSDTQTLAVSDFSLSITNGNEVELPTLWERSEKNIRYDSGRVQIGTLNGEIQLELIDVFSSGGRNFVIGDDSYLTDIDVLNTLGIYGNNDSTLASLKLGADGPTITGKNGYLGISNITPTTKLDVNGVITATDGTSTNWNAAYNWGNHSIEGYLKTEVDGDATNELQTISRTGLTVTLTDGGTYQDSINTYTAGTGIDISSNVISISGHYVGELIGTNGEDGVVFWVDNTGEHGLICSKTDIDGGSGAAWSNITGIEIGTTAQSQFDGLANTTAITGQSGHTSSAAKLCEDYSTTGTSAGDWYLPSKDELSKIYHTKYEINKALNINSFVLPYYWSSTERSDGSAWGYDFGDGYSSENIKGNTLGVRAVRAF from the coding sequence ATGAGCTATCAGGCAGTAGTTAGAGATGCAAGTGATAAGCTGGTAACCAGCACCTTAGTAGGAATGCAAATAAGTATTTTACAAGGCTCTGCCACAGGAACTGTCGTTTATGTAGAAACGCAAACCCCAACAACCAATACCAATGGCTTGGTTACAATTAAGATTGGAGAAGGCACAACAACAGATGACTTTTCTTCTATTGACTGGGCAAACGGGACTTACTTTATTAAAACCGAAACCGACCCAACAGGTGGAACAAGCTACACTATTACAGGCACAAGTCAGCTTTTAAGCGTTCCATATGCCATGCATGCCAAAACAGCGGAGGAGGTGGATGATGACGACGCAGATCCTGCCAATGAATTGCAGATATTATCCTTAAGTAACGATACATTGTACCTTAGTACCGGCGGGTATGTTTACCTTGGATTTTATTCAGATACGCAAACGCTGGCAGTTAGTGATTTTTCCCTGAGTATCACCAATGGGAACGAAGTGGAATTACCTACTCTATGGGAAAGATCAGAAAAGAATATCAGGTACGATTCAGGGAGAGTACAGATAGGTACCTTAAATGGAGAAATCCAATTGGAGTTGATAGATGTATTTAGTTCCGGAGGACGCAATTTTGTGATTGGGGATGATAGTTACCTGACTGATATCGATGTGTTAAATACATTGGGAATTTACGGGAATAATGACAGTACACTGGCTTCACTGAAACTTGGAGCAGATGGACCAACAATTACTGGTAAGAATGGATATCTGGGCATTTCAAATATCACCCCGACAACAAAGCTTGATGTCAATGGAGTTATTACAGCAACAGATGGGACCTCAACAAACTGGAATGCTGCCTACAACTGGGGTAATCATTCTATTGAGGGCTATCTAAAAACAGAAGTTGATGGAGATGCAACCAACGAATTACAAACCATTTCTCGCACAGGTTTAACTGTAACCTTAACAGATGGCGGAACATATCAAGATAGCATAAACACATACACAGCAGGAACTGGGATTGATATTTCAAGCAATGTTATTAGCATAAGCGGGCACTATGTAGGTGAACTTATTGGTACCAATGGAGAAGATGGTGTAGTATTTTGGGTTGACAATACCGGTGAACACGGTTTAATTTGTTCTAAAACAGATATTGATGGCGGAAGCGGAGCAGCTTGGAGTAATATAACAGGCATTGAAATTGGAACAACTGCACAAAGTCAATTTGATGGCTTAGCGAATACAACGGCAATAACAGGGCAAAGCGGACACACAAGCAGTGCTGCAAAACTTTGTGAAGATTATTCAACAACTGGTACTTCGGCTGGTGATTGGTATTTGCCATCAAAAGACGAATTAAGTAAAATTTATCATACAAAATACGAAATAAACAAAGCATTAAATATAAATAGCTTTGTGTTACCATATTATTGGTCTTCTACCGAAAGAAGTGATGGCAGCGCATGGGGCTATGATTTCGGCGACGGCTACTCGAGCGAAAACATTAAGGGTAATACGTTAGGGGTTCGAGCGGTGCGAGCTTTTTAA
- a CDS encoding 4Fe-4S dicluster domain-containing protein, with translation MKYPKIREVKEALVSLFSPAYTTKFPKEPHTPFENFRGKPVVDDKNCVGCETCANVCPSLAITFKDDKVTGIRTIRRDYGKCIFCGQCQDHCITQKGVKLSDKIFDIANFDRSEVVEYQERELIICKNCNAIITTKDHLQYMHKKLGPKAFASIQNLNVLNEKLRLASKSDAESDIRDGLKRKDMFNILCPNCLREVLIKYTFE, from the coding sequence GTGAAATATCCTAAAATCAGAGAAGTAAAAGAAGCGTTGGTATCGTTATTTTCACCGGCATATACAACTAAGTTCCCAAAGGAACCTCATACTCCATTTGAGAATTTCAGGGGAAAGCCTGTAGTTGATGATAAAAACTGTGTAGGATGTGAAACTTGTGCAAATGTTTGCCCCTCACTAGCAATTACTTTTAAAGATGATAAAGTAACAGGAATTCGTACTATACGAAGAGACTATGGAAAATGTATTTTCTGCGGTCAATGCCAGGATCATTGCATAACACAAAAAGGAGTAAAATTATCAGATAAAATATTCGATATCGCCAATTTTGACCGAAGCGAAGTTGTTGAATATCAAGAAAGAGAATTAATCATTTGTAAAAATTGCAATGCTATTATAACAACAAAAGATCATCTTCAGTATATGCATAAAAAACTGGGGCCAAAAGCATTTGCTTCAATCCAAAACTTAAATGTCTTAAATGAGAAACTCCGTTTAGCATCGAAATCCGATGCGGAATCTGATATCCGGGACGGATTAAAAAGGAAAGATATGTTCAATATACTTTGTCCAAATTGCCTAAGAGAAGTATTAATTAAATATACATTTGAGTGA
- a CDS encoding monovalent cation/H(+) antiporter subunit G, with protein MEIISFILICIGILFNLLGCIGLMRLPDVYNRLQSATKCVTLGTCSILLGVLFHFGFNEAGIKAIIAIPLLFFGATVAAHALVKGAYLFGIKLGDKSVKDDYKEVVKD; from the coding sequence ATGGAAATAATTAGTTTTATTCTAATATGTATAGGAATATTGTTTAACCTTTTAGGTTGTATTGGGTTAATGCGATTACCAGATGTATACAACAGATTACAATCTGCAACAAAATGTGTAACACTAGGGACATGTAGTATCTTGCTTGGCGTATTATTTCATTTCGGTTTCAACGAGGCAGGAATTAAAGCAATTATTGCTATTCCTTTGTTATTCTTTGGAGCAACTGTAGCCGCACATGCTCTTGTTAAAGGAGCTTATCTTTTTGGAATTAAACTAGGTGACAAAAGTGTAAAAGATGATTATAAAGAAGTTGTTAAAGATTAG
- a CDS encoding DUF4040 domain-containing protein, whose amino-acid sequence MELTLSILLGFMIIGAIFALHAKDLLSAVISCGIVGYSLVICFLLLKAPDLAIVQIVVETITLIIMVAVVLDSTREELKVKIDRQQIINISLAFIFILVLIFFFVQATDTLNPFGQHFLRMASAYIGETAAKTGSANLVTGVLFDFRGYDTLGEATILFTAAIGVLTILRIKGKK is encoded by the coding sequence ATGGAATTAACACTATCAATATTATTAGGATTCATGATTATAGGAGCAATATTTGCCTTGCATGCTAAAGATCTGCTTTCAGCTGTTATTTCCTGTGGTATAGTAGGATACAGTTTAGTAATATGCTTCTTATTATTAAAAGCTCCTGATTTAGCTATTGTTCAAATTGTTGTGGAAACAATAACTTTAATCATAATGGTAGCTGTTGTTCTGGACAGTACACGCGAAGAATTAAAAGTAAAAATAGATAGGCAGCAAATTATCAATATATCACTTGCTTTCATCTTTATTCTGGTACTGATATTTTTCTTTGTTCAGGCTACAGATACGTTAAATCCATTCGGACAACATTTTTTAAGAATGGCAAGTGCATATATTGGTGAAACTGCGGCAAAAACAGGAAGTGCTAACCTGGTTACCGGAGTATTATTCGATTTCCGTGGATACGATACTTTAGGCGAAGCTACTATTCTGTTTACTGCAGCAATAGGTGTTTTAACTATTTTAAGAATTAAAGGAAAAAAATAG
- the nuoB gene encoding NADH-quinone oxidoreductase subunit NuoB, whose product MGFKEFCFKKSLWLFHFGGASCNNCDIEILDCLTPRYDVERFGMLLVGSIRHADVLLVNGSINQRDKSRLLELYEQAPKPILVVAIGACGCTGGIFAEGNVFAGPVDKIIPVDAYIPGCPPKPEAILAGIVKLLNK is encoded by the coding sequence GTGGGTTTTAAAGAATTCTGTTTTAAAAAATCTTTGTGGTTGTTCCATTTCGGTGGAGCATCGTGTAACAATTGCGATATTGAAATACTGGATTGTTTGACTCCACGATATGATGTTGAACGATTTGGAATGTTACTGGTAGGAAGTATTCGACATGCAGATGTTTTACTTGTTAACGGATCGATAAATCAAAGAGATAAAAGCAGATTATTAGAATTATATGAGCAAGCGCCAAAACCAATATTAGTTGTAGCAATTGGTGCTTGTGGTTGCACGGGTGGAATATTTGCTGAAGGCAATGTTTTTGCCGGACCTGTAGATAAAATCATACCTGTTGATGCATATATTCCAGGTTGTCCGCCAAAACCTGAAGCAATATTGGCAGGTATTGTTAAACTTTTAAATAAGTAA
- a CDS encoding NADH-quinone oxidoreductase subunit C yields the protein MNTDEILKNIKEKFSSDVFDVFKKTETRANITIKPESLTKIAEYVFKDLELRFIIATANHTKKGFEILYHFSKDDIGLIANLHVIVPVEKPEIESLTCLLSGANWIEREMHELYGIVFLNHPELKKLISEGNWAEGVYPYRREFK from the coding sequence ATGAATACGGATGAGATTTTAAAAAATATTAAAGAAAAGTTTAGTTCTGATGTATTTGATGTTTTCAAAAAAACGGAAACGCGGGCTAACATTACAATTAAACCTGAATCTCTTACAAAAATAGCTGAGTATGTATTTAAAGATCTAGAACTTAGATTTATTATTGCAACAGCAAATCATACGAAAAAAGGGTTTGAGATATTATATCATTTCAGTAAAGATGATATTGGTTTAATAGCCAATTTACATGTGATTGTACCGGTTGAAAAACCAGAAATCGAATCATTAACATGTCTATTATCAGGAGCAAACTGGATTGAACGCGAAATGCATGAACTATACGGAATTGTATTTCTGAATCATCCGGAGCTTAAAAAATTAATATCGGAAGGAAACTGGGCAGAGGGAGTTTATCCTTATCGACGAGAGTTTAAATAG
- a CDS encoding hydrogenase maturation protease has product MIENLISLIKQTNKKKLFVGIGNVLKTDDGIGVYISNKIKESSSIQKLIVEISIENYLGKINSLNPDVLILVDCVDFGKQAGYYELLPVEKVKDFTMNTHNISLKRISELFKMPVFILGIQPKRIDFGEKISEIVLKTAQYILEIINQ; this is encoded by the coding sequence GTGATTGAAAACTTAATCAGTTTAATAAAGCAAACCAATAAAAAAAAACTCTTTGTAGGGATTGGTAATGTTTTAAAAACTGACGACGGAATAGGAGTTTATATTAGTAATAAAATAAAAGAATCATCTTCGATTCAAAAGTTAATTGTTGAAATTAGTATCGAAAATTATTTAGGTAAAATCAATTCCTTAAACCCTGATGTTCTTATACTTGTTGATTGCGTAGATTTTGGCAAACAGGCAGGATATTACGAGTTATTACCTGTAGAAAAAGTGAAGGATTTTACAATGAATACTCATAATATTTCGCTAAAAAGAATATCTGAATTGTTTAAAATGCCGGTTTTCATTTTAGGAATACAACCTAAAAGAATCGATTTTGGTGAAAAAATATCGGAAATTGTATTAAAAACAGCACAATATATTTTAGAAATTATTAACCAATAA
- a CDS encoding 4Fe-4S binding protein, with translation MNKKILIDLSKFRECNDKSCDITPPEGIFTIPPNINGLKTIRELAVFQFTCRKCEDAPCINVCPAEALEKDMDGLIHRYTNLCISCKSCVTICPFGTMMTDFFIHKRDKDLYFDLSDEHELNEFIKACPAGAVTLVDMDENPEENIYKLNDRVLVKENIWNTDKQ, from the coding sequence ATGAATAAAAAGATATTGATAGATTTAAGCAAATTCAGGGAGTGCAACGATAAAAGTTGTGACATTACTCCTCCCGAAGGAATTTTTACAATTCCTCCAAATATCAATGGATTAAAAACCATTCGGGAGCTGGCTGTTTTTCAGTTTACTTGCCGCAAGTGTGAAGATGCTCCATGTATCAATGTTTGTCCTGCTGAAGCGCTTGAGAAAGATATGGATGGTTTGATTCACAGGTATACCAATTTATGTATTTCATGCAAATCGTGTGTTACGATTTGCCCTTTCGGAACGATGATGACAGATTTTTTTATTCATAAAAGAGATAAAGATCTATACTTTGACTTATCTGACGAACATGAATTGAATGAATTTATAAAGGCATGTCCGGCTGGAGCAGTTACCCTGGTTGATATGGACGAAAATCCTGAAGAAAACATTTACAAATTAAACGATAGAGTTTTAGTTAAAGAAAATATTTGGAATACTGATAAACAGTAA
- a CDS encoding T9SS type A sorting domain-containing protein, whose protein sequence is MNYKKLKLSAVLLLSLGLTGLQAQEAIPATGGNASGSGGTVSYSVGQLVYTTSTGTNGSVAEGVQQPYEISIVSGIKEAKGINLECTAYPNPTTDFLILKINGNDVQTRHVLSHQYIASLYDMKGKLLESKKLTSNETTITMENFVVGTYFLKVANNQKEIKTFKIIKIQ, encoded by the coding sequence ATGAATTATAAAAAGTTGAAACTAAGTGCAGTACTCCTACTCAGTCTCGGATTAACAGGACTACAAGCACAAGAAGCAATACCTGCCACAGGCGGTAATGCTTCGGGAAGTGGCGGTACAGTCAGCTACTCGGTTGGTCAATTGGTTTATACCACAAGCACAGGAACAAATGGTTCTGTAGCCGAAGGGGTACAACAACCCTACGAAATTTCGATTGTATCAGGAATAAAAGAAGCCAAAGGCATCAACCTTGAATGTACGGCTTATCCAAATCCCACAACTGATTTCCTGATACTTAAAATTAATGGAAATGATGTACAGACAAGACATGTCTTGTCTCATCAGTATATTGCATCTCTGTACGATATGAAAGGAAAACTTTTGGAAAGCAAAAAACTGACAAGTAACGAAACAACCATTACGATGGAAAATTTTGTCGTAGGAACTTATTTTCTAAAAGTTGCTAATAATCAAAAGGAAATTAAAACATTTAAAATCATTAAAATTCAATGA